Proteins from a genomic interval of Caulobacter rhizosphaerae:
- a CDS encoding nuclear transport factor 2 family protein, which produces MDVPNSCFRENVMLGCEKFIAEFFRQIDSANWDDLKNLVSDGVVYERPGYRPFVGVDEFMRFYREERNVNSGRHVIDRIFERGKDWVCIGSFRGKSKAGDDLSAEFVDIYTMSSELILRRKTFFFAPLM; this is translated from the coding sequence ATGGATGTGCCCAATTCATGCTTTAGGGAGAACGTGATGTTGGGGTGTGAGAAATTCATTGCTGAATTCTTCCGGCAAATCGATTCCGCGAACTGGGATGATTTGAAAAATCTAGTCTCAGACGGCGTGGTTTATGAAAGGCCGGGCTATCGGCCCTTTGTCGGCGTTGATGAGTTCATGCGCTTCTATCGCGAAGAGCGAAATGTAAATTCCGGCCGCCATGTCATCGATAGGATTTTCGAACGTGGCAAGGATTGGGTTTGCATTGGAAGTTTTAGGGGAAAGTCCAAGGCGGGCGACGATCTGTCGGCGGAGTTCGTCGATATCTACACCATGTCGTCGGAGCTGATCTTGCGGCGAAAGACGTTCTTCTTTGCGCCCTTGATGTGA
- a CDS encoding 4'-phosphopantetheinyl transferase family protein produces MPPGSALASKVESLFAAPVRVGVGELGEAQYALYPEEAAAVGRATPQRWREFAAGRACARRALGGWNLAPIAVPVGKTRRPIWPDGFTGAIAHTAHLCAAAVAQVEHASSIGLDLEIMRPMPQGSAELVCTPAELAAFEHDAPTGPLLAFCAKEALYKCYNPVADAYLDFQDVEVRVSERAGESGCFGFQFGDHIAGAREWEARLVGRWMVAAGHMIVGVTLLPG; encoded by the coding sequence ATGCCGCCCGGTTCCGCACTTGCCTCAAAAGTCGAGTCACTCTTCGCCGCGCCGGTCCGTGTCGGGGTGGGTGAGCTCGGAGAGGCGCAATATGCGCTTTATCCTGAAGAGGCCGCCGCCGTGGGAAGGGCCACGCCGCAAAGATGGCGCGAGTTCGCTGCGGGACGGGCCTGCGCCCGCCGCGCGCTTGGAGGATGGAACCTCGCTCCGATCGCGGTTCCGGTCGGCAAGACACGCCGCCCCATCTGGCCGGACGGATTCACCGGCGCCATCGCGCACACGGCCCACCTTTGCGCGGCCGCCGTGGCCCAGGTCGAACACGCCAGCTCAATCGGGCTTGATTTGGAGATCATGAGGCCGATGCCGCAAGGGTCGGCCGAACTGGTGTGCACGCCCGCCGAGCTCGCAGCCTTCGAACACGACGCGCCCACAGGACCCTTGCTGGCCTTCTGCGCGAAGGAAGCCCTGTATAAGTGCTATAACCCGGTTGCCGACGCCTACCTCGACTTCCAAGACGTTGAGGTTCGTGTCAGCGAGCGCGCGGGCGAAAGCGGCTGCTTTGGCTTTCAATTCGGCGATCATATCGCCGGGGCGCGTGAATGGGAGGCCCGCCTCGTCGGCCGATGGATGGTCGCGGCAGGGCACATGATCGTCGGCGTAACGCTGCTGCCCGGGTGA
- a CDS encoding MBL fold metallo-hydrolase yields the protein MLTTISPRPGDDARTHTDGPSLGEALLVSPEVKIEPLSWGWGTWPHLVSPVQHAFNLAFRHVPLLKSFIRNPLAHAAAIEDPKMFGGPFVHLSKAQLDDARAVLAKIEAEGAQLIAFAEEFRAFEKLLLGECKGFSLEGLYERLPMTLKGVVELAYDTANHPRIRTLDRLLYRRFEGLGEEVLISRVHDRDRPFFMNTPRLAGAGGFVRRLPYSSAGWEVLANARLHPVPAIDIAGALGVDVADLVRFSHLFTEEQPVRVEPEYVGSDVRVRYMGHACVLIQHAGTSVLLDPLTAWDRGQEGGEFTFFDLPDRIDYVVLSHAHQDHFSIEMLLQLRGRIGTLVVPRNNAASKADPSMRTALNYLGFDDVVALDEFDRIAIRGGSITSLPFPGEHGELDILSKHTALVELGGKKLLFLVDSNAVDAALYDHLAEAVGQVDAVFLGMECAGAPLSWLYGPVVDEAFSRKDDESRRLSSSNADRAWRMLERIKHDKVFLYAMGFEPWLRFVMGLEYEPESVQLSEVNRLSEILRNNGRNLNILNGCAQFML from the coding sequence GTGCTGACAACCATCTCCCCGCGCCCGGGTGACGACGCGCGAACGCATACGGACGGTCCGTCCCTCGGGGAGGCGCTTCTCGTGTCCCCCGAGGTGAAGATCGAACCGCTGTCCTGGGGGTGGGGGACTTGGCCGCATCTGGTCAGTCCCGTGCAGCATGCGTTCAATCTGGCGTTCCGCCACGTCCCGCTCTTGAAATCCTTCATCCGCAATCCGTTGGCTCACGCCGCCGCGATCGAGGATCCCAAGATGTTTGGCGGCCCGTTCGTTCATTTGTCCAAAGCGCAGTTGGACGACGCCCGAGCGGTCCTCGCGAAGATCGAAGCGGAGGGCGCGCAACTGATCGCGTTTGCGGAAGAGTTTCGCGCCTTTGAGAAGCTGCTGCTTGGAGAATGCAAGGGCTTCAGCCTCGAGGGACTCTACGAGCGCCTGCCGATGACTTTAAAGGGAGTCGTGGAGTTGGCGTACGACACCGCAAACCATCCTCGCATCAGGACCCTGGATCGGCTGTTGTACCGGCGCTTCGAAGGGTTGGGCGAGGAGGTCTTGATCTCCAGGGTCCACGATCGCGACCGTCCGTTCTTCATGAACACGCCGCGCTTGGCCGGGGCCGGCGGCTTCGTGCGACGTCTGCCCTATTCGAGCGCGGGCTGGGAGGTTTTGGCCAATGCTCGCCTTCATCCCGTTCCGGCCATCGACATCGCCGGCGCCCTGGGGGTCGACGTGGCGGATCTGGTCCGATTTTCTCATCTTTTCACCGAGGAGCAGCCCGTCCGCGTCGAACCCGAATATGTCGGCTCCGACGTTCGGGTGCGCTACATGGGTCATGCCTGCGTCTTGATTCAGCACGCGGGGACCTCGGTCCTGCTGGATCCGCTGACGGCGTGGGACCGAGGGCAGGAGGGCGGGGAATTCACGTTCTTCGATCTGCCGGACCGGATCGACTACGTGGTCCTCTCGCACGCTCATCAGGATCATTTCTCCATTGAGATGCTGCTGCAGCTCAGGGGACGGATCGGAACCCTCGTCGTGCCACGCAACAACGCGGCCTCGAAGGCCGATCCGTCGATGCGGACGGCGCTGAACTATCTTGGTTTCGACGACGTCGTAGCCTTGGACGAGTTCGATCGCATCGCGATCCGCGGCGGAAGCATCACGAGCTTGCCGTTCCCGGGAGAGCACGGTGAACTCGATATCCTGAGCAAGCACACCGCCCTCGTTGAGCTGGGTGGGAAGAAGTTGCTGTTCCTGGTCGACTCCAATGCCGTGGATGCGGCGCTCTACGATCATCTGGCTGAAGCCGTCGGTCAGGTGGACGCGGTCTTCCTGGGGATGGAGTGCGCCGGGGCGCCGCTGTCGTGGCTGTACGGACCAGTGGTGGATGAGGCGTTCAGTCGCAAGGACGACGAGTCGCGTCGCCTTTCATCCTCCAACGCCGACCGCGCGTGGCGGATGCTTGAGCGCATCAAGCACGACAAGGTTTTCCTGTACGCGATGGGGTTCGAGCCTTGGCTTCGATTTGTCATGGGTCTTGAGTACGAGCCGGAAAGTGTTCAACTTTCAGAAGTAAATAGGCTCTCCGAGATCTTGAGAAATAATGGGAGAAATCTGAATATACTTAATGGATGTGCCCAATTCATGCTTTAG
- a CDS encoding MucR family transcriptional regulator, with the protein MTAHFTVDATARMATDIVIAYLGQRVVEPEQLPDLLIAVRTALAADLGIASPDLDVASVAPAAPHLAPAPSASPSVTPRMTIEQSITPDHLISFEDGLPYKSLKRHLMARYNMTPEQYRAKWGLPADYPMVAPNYAAERSAVAKRSGLGRKSLGLAAGGEVSTAKVAAVASRRKSKA; encoded by the coding sequence ATGACTGCGCATTTCACTGTCGACGCTACGGCGAGAATGGCGACGGATATCGTCATCGCCTATCTGGGCCAGCGCGTCGTCGAGCCTGAGCAACTGCCTGATCTGCTAATCGCGGTGCGAACGGCATTGGCGGCCGATTTAGGCATCGCCAGTCCAGATTTGGATGTGGCGTCCGTCGCGCCCGCCGCGCCGCACCTAGCTCCGGCGCCGTCGGCCTCGCCGTCGGTCACGCCGAGAATGACTATCGAACAGTCGATCACCCCAGATCACTTGATCTCGTTCGAAGACGGCTTGCCCTATAAGTCGCTCAAGCGTCACCTGATGGCGCGCTACAACATGACGCCGGAACAGTATCGCGCCAAGTGGGGGCTGCCTGCCGACTATCCCATGGTGGCGCCAAACTACGCGGCCGAACGCTCGGCGGTGGCCAAGCGATCTGGGCTGGGCCGTAAATCGTTGGGGCTCGCGGCCGGCGGCGAAGTCTCGACCGCCAAAGTCGCTGCGGTGGCCTCTCGGCGAAAGTCTAAGGCCTAG